Proteins encoded in a region of the Micromonas commoda chromosome 10, complete sequence genome:
- a CDS encoding predicted protein, with translation MSAIARRGFAAPATALAPGPAATRARRVKAMITSAKNAGSPMSRRSRLALPRGGLVLGVPRERPPPLAAQRRRIRVAPNAASADALHAPPAEPERREEDDRRERTAAARLDGERRVANEHDDPASRRVRYAYLAAMVLATATAVAVSWLVAPELPAAIVPLMPRGLDCLDWTAAPGAFVRFVDYYGTAVFAQAGVVTAGAAGMNFLGCLVVGCITAMGGGSFRGFVLGEQVFWAQEPEYVYISLAASVLTFFFWPALERLFAKAGKSNVLESSLNWLDALAIGGFCVIGANNGLRAAAGDPVVAVACGMFTASFGGIMRDTLCAMPARILHSHQEAYASCTSIGAATFVTLSALNVNPWVRCLAPMAVVVALRWLAWSKGLRLPTYGTRAE, from the coding sequence atgtccgcgatcgcgcgccgcgggttcgccgccccggcgaccgccctcgcgcccggccccgccgcgactCGCGCCAGACGCGTGAAGGCGATGATAACGTCCGCCAAGAATGCTGGCTCGCCGATGagccgccgttcgcgtctcGCCCTCCCCCGAGGCGgactcgtcctcggcgtcccgcgcgaacggccgccgccgctcgcggcccAGCGTCGTCGCATCCGCGTGGCCCccaacgccgcgtccgcggacgccctccacgccccgcccgccgagcccgagcggcgcgaggaggacgaccgccgcgagcgcacgGCGGCAGCACGCCTGGACGGCGAgagacgcgtcgcgaacgagcacgacgacccggcgtcgcgccgcgtccgctaCGCGTATCTCGCGGCCATggtcctcgccaccgccaccgccgtcgccgtctcgtggctcgtcgcccccgagctGCCCGCGGCCATCGTCCCGCTCATGCCCCGCGGGCTCGACTGCCTGGActggaccgccgcgcccggcgcgttcgtcagGTTTGTAGATTACTACGGCACCGCGGTGTTTGCGCAGGCGGGCGTCGtgaccgcgggcgcggcggggatgaaCTTCCTCGGgtgcctcgtcgtcgggtgcatcacggcgatgggcggcgggtcgTTCCGCGGGTTCGTGCTGGGAGAGCAGGTGTTCTGGGCGCAGGAGCCCGAGTACGTGTACAtatcgctcgccgcgtcggtgctCACGTTCTTCTTCTggcccgcgctcgagcgttTGTTCGCCAAAGCGGGCAAGTCGAACGTACTGGAGAGTTCGCTGAACTggctggacgcgctcgccatcggGGGTTTCTGCGTCATCGGCGCCAACAACGGCctgagagccgcggcgggtgacccggtggtcgccgtcgcgtgcggCATGTTCACCGCGTCATTCGGCGGGATCATGCGAGACACGCTCTGCGCGATGCCGGCGCGGATACTGCACTCGCACCAGGAGGCGTACGCGTCCTGCACcagcatcggcgccgcgacgttcgtCACGTTGTCCGCGCTGAACGTGAACCCGTGGGTGAGGTGTctcgcgccgatggcgg